The genome window AGGCTGTTGTCCACCTGCGACGGCCCCAGGCGACGCTCCTCGGAGACCACCATCCGCTTCCCGTTCGGCCCGAGCAGGTAGAGCCAGGGCTGACCGTCGGCAACCCGAAGGGTGTACTCAACCGGACCCGCGCCCAGATTGCGCAGGGCCAGGGGAGTCTGCCCGTCGCCCGTGCGCGGGAGGTTCAGCGTGACTCCGCCCACTTCCACGGACAGCCTTCCAGCAGGCCAACCGCACCGTGGGCAGTAGGCGACAGGTTCGGTCAGTTCTTTGCGGCAGGTTGGGCAGTTCATGTTGAGGGCAGAACCGTGAATCCGTGGCACAGGCCAAGGGCGGCCTGAGCCTTCACAGGTCAGTACCAGCTTCGCGCAGGTGCCTGTGCAGCAGTTGCGCAGGCGCCACGTTGAGCCCTACTTCAGATCAAGGCAGGCCAGAGCGGTGGTGTTGCGGATGAGCAGCTTGCCTTCGGCGATCACCGGCGGCGACCAGCTCTGACCGCCGAGAGGCTTGAAGCGTCCGAGTTCCTTGTAGCCACTCGGCGACGCGCTGACCATCACCACATCGCCGCCCTTGCCGTCGACGGCGACGATTGTCCCATCGACGGCGGCAACGCCACCCTTCTCGAACCCCGACTGCTTCCAGGCCACGCGGCCGTCCTTGATGCTCATGCACACGAGGTTGCCAGGGTCGCTGGTCCCGTACAGGTACCCGTCGAGATACACGGGGGAGTTGAAGTGAGACTGGATGTCCTTGTTCCTCCAGGCTACTTCGGCCTGCGCCCCACTGACCTTGACCAGCTCGCAGCCCGTGCCGTAGCCGCTGGTGATGAACACGGAGTTGCCGGCGACAACCGGCGTCGAGGCGTTCACGTCATAGGAGGTGCTCCAGGGCGTCTGCCACAGGGTCTTGCCCGAGGCGACGTCCACGCCATAGACGCAGGACCCGCCGAAAACCACATACTGGGCTTTGCCCGAGATCGTGGCCTTGACCGGCGGGCCATACCCCGCCAGTCCGCCCACGCCACCGGTCCACAGGACCTTGCCCGTCTTGCGGTCGAGGGCTGCAAGACCGGCAGTGCCGCCGGTGCCCACAACCAGCTTCTCACCGTCGATGATGGGTGGGCCCGCATAGCCCCAGGTGGGGTGCTTGCCCTTGAGGTCCGAGGCCAGGTCGACGGACCACAGCTTCGATCCGGATCGCACGTCCAGGCAGTTCAGGGTGCCCAGTCTGCCCAGAGTGTACAGCCGCCCGTCGTAGTAGACCGGCGTCGCATGGCTGTAGCCGTGGTCATACTTCGACGGCTGCTTGTACTGGTGAGTCCAGAGGTCCTTCCCGGTCTCCAGGTCAAGGGCGCGGACGATGTCCTGGTCGCCCGTGTGGTCAAGGATGAAGACCTTGCCCTCAGCCACCGATGGACCGGCGTACCCACGATCACTCATCCTGATCTGCCACAGGACCTTCGGCGGCTTACTGTTCCAGTTCTTGTTGATGCCCTTGAGGGGCGAGATCCCGTCGCCTCTGGCCCCTCGGAAGGCAGGCCAGTCCCGTGAGGCTTCGCCGGTCGAGACCTCGCGAGTCGTTGGAGCGGCCTGCGTCGGCTCGGTTTGAGGCGCCGGGCTGATGGCGGCGACCTGCTGATTGGCCGCCGCGGGAGCCGGGCTCGCAGGCGCCGTCTGCCCGGTGTCAGGAGGTACCGTTGACGGCGGCTTCGGACACCCTCCAGCCGTCAGGACGACAAGGACCATTGCCGAACCCCACACAATCAGCGTCCGCCGAAGTCTCATCGCGGCCTCCCATCGGTGAGCAGGTTGTCTCAGCTATCGTGCACCTTCGCGCCGTTCTGCCTCAGGGCCTCCAAGACAAGGTCAGTATCCAGGAGGCGAGGCGAGCAATCCTCGGACACACACAGGGCGGCAGCGACTCCGGCGGCCTCGCCCATGGCCCGGCAGGTAGCCTCGATCCGGATGGCCGCCTGGGCCTCGAAGGTCGTGGAGATGCAGCGTCCAGCCACCAGAAGGTTGTCCACCTTCTGCGGTACCAGACACCGGTAGGGGATCTCGTGGTACTCGCCGTCCGGCAGGCGCTCGAGGGTGACGCCAACACCGGAGGGGTTGTGGATGTCGATGGGATAGCAGCTCTTGGCGATGCCGTCCTCGAACTTGCGTGCAGCGCGGAAGTCGTCGGCGCTCAGCATGTACTCACCGACGATGCGACGGCTCTCGCGAATGCCCACCATCGGTGCGGTGTAGGCCAGGTAGGCGCTATCGAATCCCGCCAGGTAGCGACGACAGAACTCCATGATCTTGGGGATGACCCTTCGGCCCTGCATCTGGACGCGGGTAAGGTCCTCCGCTTTGGCACCGTTGATGTGGGTCACTCGCGGGCAGTTGAAGGCAAGCTCTCCCGGTCGGCCGGGGACCGTGAAAAACTGGATGTAGCCGCCCTCCTCGGCGCTGAACACACCGTCCTCCTCGGCACGCTCCGCCAGACGCTCCATGGGGTTGTTGCCCACTCCGCCCTTGGCAAACCCCGCACCAAACCGTACCGGACTGGGACAAGGGCACCCGTTCGCGTTCAGGAAGTCGGCCAAGGCCTTGAGGTCGACGCCGCCCATGACGAACCGGAGGCTTGCCGACTGGTTCAGCCCGTCTTCAGGGCGTCCACTCTCGCAGGGAACGCCGGCAAGGGCGGCCACGTCTGCATCGCCGGTGCCGTCGATGAACTGGCGGGCCTGGAGGTTGCGCTTCCCCGTCTTGTTCACGATCTCGACGCCGGTCAGGGCGCCGTCGGTCACCTGCGTGTCGCTGACGAAGGTGTGGTAGAGCAGATCACAGCCCGCGTCGACGGCCATGTCCTCGAGCACGTATTTGAGCAACTCGAAGTTGAAGAACATGCCCTCGTTATCGCCCGGCAGGGCGTTGCAGCGGTCCATGATCTCCTGGTTCATGCCGGTGACCAGTTGCTGCCCGCCGGTGGTGAAGCTCATCATCGGCACGACCAGAGCTGCCGTCTGGCTGCCTCCGAGGAAGCCGAACTGCTCGACGATGAGGGTGCGCGCGCCTCTACGAGCTGCGGCGATTGCGGCAACTGACCCCGCTGTGCCTCCCCCACATACGATGACATCGTAGTCCATGCAGAAGCACCTCACAGGCAATTCCTTACTGTCTCGCACAGGATACCCAAGGTGTTCAGGCCCGGCAAGGGGAAGTTGGCACCCGTCCCGTATTGAAGGGAACGCTATCCAGACCCGAGGTGTATCCATGACCCGCTACATTGCCGCCTACGATACAGAGAGTATTGACCAGTGCCTGCCTGCC of Armatimonadia bacterium contains these proteins:
- a CDS encoding FAD-dependent oxidoreductase, translating into MDYDVIVCGGGTAGSVAAIAAARRGARTLIVEQFGFLGGSQTAALVVPMMSFTTGGQQLVTGMNQEIMDRCNALPGDNEGMFFNFELLKYVLEDMAVDAGCDLLYHTFVSDTQVTDGALTGVEIVNKTGKRNLQARQFIDGTGDADVAALAGVPCESGRPEDGLNQSASLRFVMGGVDLKALADFLNANGCPCPSPVRFGAGFAKGGVGNNPMERLAERAEEDGVFSAEEGGYIQFFTVPGRPGELAFNCPRVTHINGAKAEDLTRVQMQGRRVIPKIMEFCRRYLAGFDSAYLAYTAPMVGIRESRRIVGEYMLSADDFRAARKFEDGIAKSCYPIDIHNPSGVGVTLERLPDGEYHEIPYRCLVPQKVDNLLVAGRCISTTFEAQAAIRIEATCRAMGEAAGVAAALCVSEDCSPRLLDTDLVLEALRQNGAKVHDS
- a CDS encoding PQQ-binding-like beta-propeller repeat protein; this encodes MRLRRTLIVWGSAMVLVVLTAGGCPKPPSTVPPDTGQTAPASPAPAAANQQVAAISPAPQTEPTQAAPTTREVSTGEASRDWPAFRGARGDGISPLKGINKNWNSKPPKVLWQIRMSDRGYAGPSVAEGKVFILDHTGDQDIVRALDLETGKDLWTHQYKQPSKYDHGYSHATPVYYDGRLYTLGRLGTLNCLDVRSGSKLWSVDLASDLKGKHPTWGYAGPPIIDGEKLVVGTGGTAGLAALDRKTGKVLWTGGVGGLAGYGPPVKATISGKAQYVVFGGSCVYGVDVASGKTLWQTPWSTSYDVNASTPVVAGNSVFITSGYGTGCELVKVSGAQAEVAWRNKDIQSHFNSPVYLDGYLYGTSDPGNLVCMSIKDGRVAWKQSGFEKGGVAAVDGTIVAVDGKGGDVVMVSASPSGYKELGRFKPLGGQSWSPPVIAEGKLLIRNTTALACLDLK